Part of the Nicotiana sylvestris chromosome 2, ASM39365v2, whole genome shotgun sequence genome, CAATGAAATTTTTAAGACGAATATATGGTTTAGACCAAAGTTATTGGATTTGGTCGAACCTGCAAGTCTTATGCTAGCTCCGACCCTGTATGATGTAGATAACCTACTTTAATCTAAATATTATTAGTAACTACTTTCACGGCTCGAACTCAACACGACTCTTAGTTGCATGCAACGACCAAGTGTTCATTAACAATAAGACCTTTTCACCTTCTTAGAAGCCCCACATTTACGCGTCTCCATTTATAACTCAAGTGGTAATTTGACTCTTTCCTCCTTCTTTCTTCAATTCTTCCTCCAAATATTTTCTCTATATATACCTCTATTTCTCTCATATATTTTCCTCATAAATTCtctctatttttcttcttcttcatataTATAGCTAAGAGTCGCTgcgaaaaaaaaaaagttttaattTGCTGCTGCGGAAGTTAATTAATTATCTGAAAATACATAATATATAGCTTCTGCTGCAgcttttaattaatttctttTTGATAATATAATTTTTTCGTTTCGATTCTTAGCTCAATAACAATGGCTCGTTTTTTCTCCAATTCCAAGATTGTTTCTGCTTTTATTGTAGACTCTGTTTCTGCTGCTATTAATAGGTAAATTTTCCATGCTTTTTTCTACCTTTTTTtcttgaaagaaaataaaaaagggattttaatttttggatcattaTATTTTGAATAATAGGATAAAAAATAATTCTCTACTTTatgaaatattttaattttacTCGTTATTTGTATCCTTGTCGTTAGTTgtatttgcctttgatcctaatGAAGCTCAAACCTAATGTATAATtaaggtaattttaaattatatctaaaaataaataggTAAGTTTACATTTATTTTTTCCTATCATCTTGTTCAAGCTAGAGTTTAGAAAGAATACAAAACAATTTGCTAACGAAAGGTGGATAAATATCCCCAAAATATAATGAAGAAAAAAATTaagatattttatatattttaggaAAAAAGTAAATTTAAACCTTTTATACTATTTTTTAATGTAGAGGTGGCACCTCCTTTTATACTATTTTTTGAACATATAATGATGTATATTTATCCTAGCGGCAGAGCCACCTTATGTTAGGGAAATCAACTGACACCTCGTTCGCTGAAATATTATACTATTTTCGTTCCAGTTTatttgaatatattttttttttggtccgttccaaaaagaataacCTCTTTTTAAAtatggaaacaatttagcttaaacttccaaTTATATCCTTAAtaagaagtttttataaccacacaccTACTCTGGGGCCCATTTTGATTTGTATAGGATCATAAATtctaaaagtctttattttttcttaaactccgtgtccattcaaacaagttcacataaattgaaacggagggagtactgtTTAGCTAGGTTAACATATATATACTATATGttaatttttcttattttcttcatatattttatttttatttatattttgataTTCCTTAATAAAATTTTCGGCCGCTACTGATTTATCATATTTAAATTCTGAATCCGTCTTTGATCGTACAGGCGCGGATATGCAGCTGCATCACAAGGTGTAGTAAAAGGAGGGGTTGTGAGAAACAATGTGTTGATGAAGAAAGGTGTAGAGGAATCAAACAAGACAACATCATGGGTACCAGATCCTGTTACAGGTTATTACAGGCCTGAGACTCATGTTAATAAGGAAATTGATGCTGCTGAGCTGAGAAAGATGCTCTTGAAACACAAACCTAGCCaacattgaaaaaaaaaacattgataaAAAATTGTGTCTTGGTGCGTAGGTGGCGAGTTCGGGATTTAaatgtttaaatattttatgtTCTCGTTATTGAACTCATTGTATTATTAGAATTATGAGTTTAGAAAATGTAATATTAGTGAAAATTTTAGTAATTTTTCACATATACTGAGTTGGCCATTTAGCAAATATTAACTTAGACgcatcatgtttgaaatctttgtcaaacatatatttaacagattgagcatcagtttttattaaaaatttttgattatataaatcgtcttgaaattttaagatacatttaacaatagtcaacatttcatgagccacagtagcatatttcttctaagcttcggtccatttaccagagtgaaatcttatcaggtattcactcttattgttgggattcacttgttttaaaatcccaCCGTAGCCAACGTTGGACGCATCGGTCTCGATAATTTTTTGCCATgtaggattagcaagagttaagcaaggtaaagacttaacacgttgtttaatacttttgactaacgcaATATGCTGGTCAGTCCAAGGCTGCTTATGATCCTTTTTCAGCCCGTCATATAAAGGGGCTAGATCCCGagataaacttttgtagaaaggATATATGtaattcaaacttcccaaaaatctttgtaattgagtcctgtcagtaataacattagaaaattttgaggcaaaatcaatcgatctttgtatcggggtaatttttccctggcaaatattatggcCTAAAAAATTCTGGTTCAGTTGAATCTATTGAACTTGTAATGCATTCGCCTTTGCTGATAGGAGGAGGTGAATTTAAAATTTAAACGTGCGTCCAACCGTTATGTTCTCACCGCGAATTCATTACACTTTTATAATTATGTATTTAGAATGTAATATTTCATTATTAGTCTTAGTAATTTATagcatatatatttttattttgcgTAAAAATATTGAATTCAGTTGAACCGATTAAAATATGTATTGCATCCGCCTCTGGCTAAGGCATTTGGTTACACTACAATCATAAATACAGAGTAGTCCTGTTTATTTTTCAGAGTATCTTATAGGGTCGTTAACTTTGCATTTCTTTGTTAAATTTCAAGACATTTAAATTTATACAATGGATATTAAGTTGTTTCGAGTCATTTAAAATTATATAATGGAAATTAAGTTCAAGTATAAATCACGTTTAATCAACACATaataaaaggaaaattttgaGAGGAAGAAAATCTGACTTTTGAGGGAAATTGGGATATGACAATTTCCAACGTAACATTCTTAAGGAAATGGTCTTTGTGTACACATTGTTAAATCAACTGaagatatataaaaaatatttatcgCTTCACCATAATCCTTATGGCTTTATTAGTGAAATTAGTCATTGTTATATTTGCGGCAAACAAGAGTAACTTAGAAAATATGtagaaaaaaaaaactatgaAAGTAGGTGAAGGTAGGAGTGTTCGTCGGTTGGTACGGTATTTAaatatttcggttcggtattttcgGTATTCGATTTCTTAAAATGCTATACCAAtaccgtacctaattaaattcaGTATGGTTCGATTTTTCTCCTTTCGGTTTCGATTTATTCGGTTCGGTAACTTCGGTTTATTCGATTTCAATACTAACTTGTGGGTAGAGTCATAGAATGTAATATTattaattaaagtactcaaaagtACAAAACTAAAAATGTTTGTTGACAAATTTTTTATCCAAAATCAGTAAATATCAATCCAGAGAGAGAAAATTGTAcataaatgaataaatttgatcatgtagaaatgtcttgttacttgcttagagttacttgatgaacttagagaataaaggaaagcaaaattttagattttttatatttatattataattaataatatgtgtattgtgcaatataatatatatttcggtacgaTATCGGTATTTCGATATTtcattttaaaataccaaataccatttctttttaaaaattaaacCAAATAACATACCGAATACTAAAATATCGAATACCAAATATCAAAATTTTCGgtacaataattaattatttaccAGATTATGCGGAAAGCATATGTACACGGCTTTTCCCATCACCCACGCTGTAAATTTAAAAAATGATTTAGGTAAAAAAACAGATGGGAACAAAAACTAAATAAGGAGAGGTCACATCATTGAGTAATTCTTGTTTATTAAATATTTGCCTAGTCATATTTTTTTATGCATAAATAAGTCGAAGTAGGGCATGTTCCAATTACTTTTATTATGCCCTTTTAAAAAGCAATACCATATAGCCCGTTTTCAATATATTAACAGATCgaatttaacttcttttttaCAGTAGCaacttatttaaaaaaataaatacgcATAACAATAAATGCGTACGTGGAATTATTATTAtggaaaataaagcaagtaataACGTGCTAAAGGTTAGATTATAGTGACAATGCAATTTTGTTGTACAATATTagtgcttttatatatatatatatatattgaacgGCTAGAAATAGCATCGAGTCATTCTTGGCTATTGTTCATTGTCTAATTATATTTTATGCATAAATTAGTCGCAACGGTTGCATATTCAATTAATTACTTTTTTATTATGGACGCAAGCATTCCTAATTTAACCATCTATCACTTTCTTGAATTTGATCACACCTGTCAAAAGCAGTACCATAAGCCCAGGAGAGGTAGATCTAGCCTTCTTTTGACACCGGATTCAACTAAACTCGTAACTTTTAACGTAGAGTATAAATTTCTGTGAAAAATTATTAAAGTTGCAATAAATAATAGATATGAACCATTACTTTAAAAGTATAATGAGTTCAACGTAAAAATCTCAAAGACTGAAATCATAAAGTTTAAAGTCCATGTgcagtggcggagccacattCAACCAAGTAGTGTCAATCAGTACCCCTTCGCCGAAAATTATACTGTATTGCtcgataatttttattttattttatgtatatttactaTACATTGACTCCCCTTGATTTTAAGGTGTATTTAAATTCTTATATTTTGATACCccttgtttaaccaaaaatatgattctttggtcaaagctaaagacaaatagaaattcgggctactgataatcaggagacgaaaaagaaataatagactttttgagaatgacaaataagcagtaaataggtttgtattccaatgtaatattgatgatatcctctgtccttacaaatgacgagacctcatccttttatagttgattctaagtaaaggagtaataccttagtcttaatgagataattatgagcaataaatgacattaaataagacgctacacaatcattcctatttaataccaattctctaacgtattgggtatttaatattgaatttggactccttttcatcatcatatccatgtcttcaatgccttctgatctcttggctttaaatgacctaaataggtacgaaacttgtattattcgaattgcctctcgtgcctatttagctttcctttccccgtatctgttgtcactcgtgcctcttaactgatcatcatattttgaccatttgaccagtcctcgtatcatgccacgtcaccttcaatgtaaattcaCTTTTTTtccccaatacagatagtccccccacttttcatttatttatcaattaaatatctgggaagtggatcttcataaaaagggaatttttgcCGTAATTAATACTATGACAgtattgacgcttcaattgtcccttCTAATTAATGCTTTGCATACGTGTCACCTTTTATTTAATGCTCTACACACGTGTCACTTTCTGATTGGTTCTGCAATTCTGTGCCCTTTTTTCAAGGCTTCTTCATtcccactattcacgaagtgatagttgcctttattataggctttccatccttacacttctaagtttgacggttgtcattataaacatatttaaccctctttcttttgtcttcttcttcatagatcttcaacaagcaatttattattcacttttgctttttctcccctttagttcatccttcttcaacaatgtcatctccaaaccctaaccctagaaaagttccaattctagatcactTCCCCGATGCCCCCGTAAAACATAGgagaggcagaggaggtaggcttcggagCTTGAGCCTAGGATCCACTCGTGGTGGTTCATCtggttctgcttcttcttcttcttcttcttcttcttcttcttcttcttcttcttcttcttcttcttcttctggtattaggagttctatcccaaagacccactcttctaaaggtaaagaactttctgaACCTACTCAGGAACCTTTAGTTGAAGAAATCGTACCCAATGATTTATATTTTGGGAATGATAGAAGATCTCGCCAAGAACaagttaaaaatttagaaaaagctgACACCTATCCTTCTTTAATAACTGAACTTGTGATTCCCACTGTTAGGAAAGATTGTAATTGGAGAGATAATCTTCGTATGATGATTCCTGCCCCAAACCAGAGAATTTCTTCTTTCAGAATTGGATTctctttcgtttatacttatccctttactttgggattTAATCCTGCCATTGACCCAGTTATACTTGAATTTTGccgctttttcaaaatttgcttAGCACAAGTAGGTCCTCTTATTTGGAGAGCTGTGGTTTGCTTAAGGTATTTGTCTACCAAAGCCAATGTTAATTTTACCCTTTCCCATCTTATTCACCTAtaccaccccaaattattccgccATGGAGTTTTTACCTTGACTGCAAGAAGAAAGAAGGTTTTGGTAAACCCCGAAGATAACAAGGATCGAGGGTGGTATTGTCGTTACGTTGCTGTACGTACGGTGGATTTGTTGGGTGAAACAaacattcccttccctgagaagtggaattttgcacgtaagtttttctttttcttaccgtATCTATTTTTAagaattttgatttcttttctaatctcgtctctttttggctttttgtagcaaccatgggagatgtggaacacgtacctaacttccgtggttgggtagattcaattttgaagattgcACCTATGGAtgcgagaacttggaaatcaatttctcttttgaatggttggaaagtgaagacccatggtatgtatttccttatgctttgccgtatattgaattctttcttattttaattctttatccctctttttatcaggatttggtaTCAGGGGTATGACAGCTGAGGTAGCTGTTGCCATTCGAGCGTCTTCAACCGCTTCACTTGATTTGGAAAAGACTCAGGCCACgctaccaaaaagaaaagttgtagaagaaagttctgagaatgaggaagaagagaataccTCTTTGATAGCTAGGCCAAGATCCAGGAGACGCGTCATTGATGAAGATGAAGTTGAAGATACTCCTGCTCGAGCCTCTATCTCCGAGCCTGTTCAAATCCTTTCTGATGAGGATACCACTCCAAGAGGCTCTAATGAATCAATTCGACGTCTCtttgttagtggttttgagagtggAGAGTCTGGACCAGTTCTTGATGAAACTCCCCTCTCTTCTATTCCTTCTATTCCTTTGACAAACACGAGTATTTCTTTGCCTATTTTATCGACTCCTGTTTCCTTACCTGTTTTGGTTCCCATATCTGCTCCTACTGTCCCTGCTTTGACTCCTACAGCTCCCAttgtttttacctcttctactacTTCTCCTTCCATTGTTCCCTCTCCCTCTGTTCAGCATACAGAGGCGGGTTCTAGCAGCAGAGGCatggctatgagaagtgttactcttgaagttcctgccaatcatagccttttgagaaaggCTGGTGGAGCTGATGTTTGGCTTGAGCCTCTAatcggagatattgagaagaagaagatggagagccacagtTGTTTGACTCTGATGAATGATATAGTTTATTCTACCTTGAAGGTACTTCTCTTTTAACTtacaagtttttttttatatCTCTCTATATTCTCACATTTGATGCCTTTCCTTTGTAGGCTAATCTTATTGGTACTGAGTTAATGGGAAGAATCTCCACTCTAGAGAAGAAGGATCGAGAGTCTGTGAAGGCTATCTCTGAGACTAGGAGAATAGCCAAGGAAACCCAGCTTAAGGCAGCAAACTGGAaggagcagtttgagaatgcccaggggaccatagaggagttgcaagaaagtagaaatcacctggagtagcaaaagcgtggtttgacttttgagctagcaattgccaaggcttcttcaagccaatttgaaaaagataaggagcttttggagtgctcattttcagaacaattatcaaaggccAGTGAAGAAATGAGAGAGCTTAAGGCACttgtggagaagaaagaagaatatgcaggggagttagtgcaaagcttgactcaagctcaggctgacttaaggatctcctctgacgagatacgtgctttgaagagttctcatgcctcccttgaaaCTTCCCTTGACTCCCACTTAGCTGAACACCAGATATTGAAGAACggtcttgctatgtgggaaagggagtatggacttcttgaggagaacttcaacatagaggtaagttgggcttttctaaaatcttgccgtgatgctttgatggaagctactcaagaaaactttgatttgcaatcTGAATTAGCCAAAGTCTTAGACACTATTGAAAAAAGCCAACAACcagttgatactccttctcctgcacttggaactcctggggcagaagagcttttaaatgaagaagtggctactgcggcaattggagttgcaattccggctcccgagggtgaaacttctatgacacagtctatggaagctgaagctcccgtgactcttgcttccctcgGTGATTTTAACACTCCAGGCCCAGTTGAAACCACTCATATTGCTGCTCCCTTAGAAGTTGTTACCGTGCCTGTGACTGCCCCTGAAAATgagattgcaacttctgatgttccaaccccttcagtgactagttgaatgtatttcaaactttattgttttttttttaattaattggtggtgttatcttggcaactttaagggatcttttgatgaagtccccagttatcataatggggcatttgtaaaaaataaatattttgctgactaagtttgtacttagtcttttatattaagaagttttatctgtacttctgtatattctattcttgcctatttatctaggacttatagaatagcttagcatttttatcctttgaaaatgctttatgattcttctcatggattatcaacatgaggcttataaaagagggcccttttattttatcgacacttaatgaagaagacgtctcaacttcataatggtgttataatacgatgaaagaaataggaatacacatgttttgtatgaaacaactttgacaagtttttattcatgaactttaacaagttttttgactattacatgtattaaaatacatctataactttctcgtaactatttttcttgtaatagatttttatataatataaaataaacaagatttttcttcataacctatttcagtacatagtcatgaccctatctttatatattaggaagggtttgagaggtgacttcgtttatgagtttgagagatgactctgttgttctcatgggaaaaacattatgatgaatgtcttgtgtttgttgaacacgatgatgaatgctgaagacttcgtaactttttctcaacacttgtctctttgtggccgacttttgttcgatattcgtatctgtttttctacacatatctgtgtataatatgtagtcccccaaagtatttgagcggtgaagtatgaagcctcgagcacttgtttatttctttcaatttggtccttttcctgaaacagaaaaatatacgggactcggaggtgcgattatagatgaagactgcctaactcgtgtgtatttccatcagattaattgtaaccctgggctgggaattttagaatactccattttgccttgcaggtcgtgactcatcatttggcacgagttagggtttttgcctaggatctaaaatcgttagtaaaactttaataattaaaaagaaaaattttaacatggcgatacctgaccgtgggtactttctcagaagtaatatctGTTTAAATGGacgacattccaatgtgagggtaaaactgtGTCGTCCATTGTCTCTAACtcatatgctccttttcccgcaatgtcacgaactttgtatggtccttcccacgttggacttagctttcctgaattagcagcctttgcagattggaacacctttttaagcacgaagtccccaattttgaaaaatctgaggcgtgctttcctattgtaatatcgttcaattacttgcttttgtgctgccattcttatcaatgcagcttctcttcttccttcaagcaaatcaaggttgacccgcatctcttcatcattagattcctccgttgcctgaacgtaccgtgtgctcggttcacctatttcaactggaattaaggctttcacaccataaaccattgaaaatggtgtttctccagtacTTGTTTTtatcgttgtacgataagcccatagtactccaggtaatatctcaggccaattaccttttgaatcctgtaacctcttcttcaagttgttgataatgactttgtttgtggattccgcttgtccattatccactggatggtatggcgtagatgttatccttttaatctgccaattTTGAAGAAATTCtatgatttgagctcctatgaattgtggtccattgtcacacatgatctcctttggtgctccaaagcggcatattatatttcgccatatgaagtctttaacttccttctctcgtacctgtttaaatgttcctgcttctacccatttagtgaaataatctatgagtacaagtagaaactttacctgaccctttgcttgtggtagtggacctacgatatccattccctatttcataaagggccatggggtgtagtaactcagctggtctgtgcatattattgtcgtatctttgacatttatcacatttggacacgaaactgtttgcctcttcttccatcttaggccaataatatcctgctcgaatcaatgttcttaccagtaaccttccccctgcgtgatttccacaatgtccttcgtgcacttccctcatcacatattctgtttgagagggtccgagacaccttgctagtggtccaccgaacatctttcgattaAGATTTCCTTGctataaacaatatcgagcggcttttttgcgaagcgcgtgagccttacctttgtcattaggcacgatTACGTgctgtaaaaaagcaataatttcgttctccaatcccatgttaaatgattaaaatttacctcattcttatcaggttcgagaacggaatgaaataaatgtatgactgaagcatttgcgtcaTTTGCTACGttagctgcagatgcgagattagctaaagcatctgcctcaacattctcatctcttgggatctgcattacctttcaagtttggaattgctttattagttcccgtaccttttcgagatattcttgcatttgagtttccctggctgtataagtccccagcatttgattgaccacgagttgagaatcactcttgattataatttgtgttatgtcgagttctcttgccaattctaaacctgcaattacagcctcgtactctgcttcattgttagttatagaatgacattttatggcttgcctaatagtttcacccgtaggtggtatgagaactatacccagacctgcttcttttacattagatgaaccatcagtgaataaaatccaagtccccgggtttgcaccattaaaaacttgtaattctttttctgcttctaaatgcatcccctggctaaaatcaactacgaaatcggctaatacttgagattttatagcagtcctaggttgataaatgatttcgtattcacttaattctataacccattttgctaacctccctgacaattcatgtttatgcaaaatgtttcgtaatggaaaaacagtaactacaacaatgggatgacattgaaaaaggtcttaattttctagatgccatgatcaaagctaatgctaatttttctagttgtggatatcgtgtttcagcatctaataaagacttgcttacataatagataagagattgtttaccttggtcctcacggactaaaacagcacttaccgcaacttctgacACGGCCAAATAGATGAGTaacttttctccttcttttggttttgccaataatggtggatttgacaagtaagcttttaaatttctaagggcttgttggcaatcttcgttccattcaaaatgatcttgctttttgagtgcggagaaaaatttaaagcatttttctgaggatttgggaataaatctccccaaggctgcaattcttccctttagcctttggacttcttttttacttgtaaggATATCAGTGATCtcctctattgctttgatctgagaaggatttacctcaataccacggttagaaacgagaaagcccaaaaatttgcctgaggcaaccccaaatgcacatttttctggattgagtttcatattaaattttcgtaaaatttcaaatgtaacagataaatgagaaatatgatcatgagaatgctgggttttgacgagcatatcatctatatatacctccatggtttttcctaaatgttcttggaacattttggtgaccaacctttgataggttgctccagcatttttgagaccaaagggcattactttataacagtaagtccccctgtctgtgatgaaagaagttttttcttcgtcACTGGGGTCccttttaatttggttgtaccccgaatatgcatctaaaaaactcaaaagttcatgtcctgcatcaattaactgatctatatgcggtaaagggaaagaatcttttgggcaggctttgttaagatctgtataatccacgcaaacccgccacttaccatttttcttaggtacaacaactgtgtttgctaaccaattaggatactttaccttgcgtattgacccaatttttaatagcttttggacctcatcttgaatcacctgatttttgaaagctccttgctttcttttcttttgctttattggtgtaaaAGATGAGTCTtcgtttaatttgtgagtcatcacatccggtggtatccctgtcatgtcagcatgggaccaagcaaaacagtccacgttagattttagaaattcaattaacatacctcgcatgtttgagtttaaattagctccaacataaactttccgttcaggccactgctcaaataatatcacagcctcgagttcttcgatggttgttttgatattttcattctcctcaggttcttgaattgtatcaggtctcgagtctaaatctgttTTCTCTCGCTCAGTTGAGGTTTGATTGCTGACACCTTCAattgtttcctgtaattgctatttttctttgtttacggTGCTCGTATCTGTTATAGCGTTGATACTCCTGGCTGTTTGCTAATCCCCTCGAATTTGACAAATCCCCcacggtgatggaaatttaataacttgatgtagagttgatggaacatcatccatatcatggatccaaggcctccccatgatcatattgtaggccatttccatatcaactacctgaaatttagtttctttaacaa contains:
- the LOC104245543 gene encoding protein SENESCENCE-ASSOCIATED GENE 21, mitochondrial-like codes for the protein MARFFSNSKIVSAFIVDSVSAAINRRGYAAASQGVVKGGVVRNNVLMKKGVEESNKTTSWVPDPVTGYYRPETHVNKEIDAAELRKMLLKHKPSQH